Proteins encoded within one genomic window of Aspergillus nidulans FGSC A4 chromosome VII:
- a CDS encoding uncharacterized protein (transcript_id=CADANIAT00008295) — MSRDNTANSFASFGSDFDPEHEAIASTREIDESPRLPKMKGAFSKLSQVDEEEEPDYVFNTSTFEQYLPNISPIGTSEEEEDHEIDDDISLEVGRAPTNPPRRLDDSRNSYLSMENSVRSSSPAVRLDVPTPQKSAMRSSNRRAVSESLRKDAQLRQATLAHKENIDPNPPSKSRKERRTLSEIHAKVRDSYDGSFLEDERPPAATTTTTRPTRFGNSNISHQIADAVERASQEAYAKEARRAKARASANAGGDTGTQQSFLLPDLPNLSDLVSGVYEDGMPVYTRQPRTRTTRFVSPPADVTDASFSREHMPLDTIPIPEDEKALFVSLRLLQDKVSELERAKADAEKKLEDIRQENNFLKGGKARQRERESHGKRYEVEQNDYKKDRLINENQKLESTNLALQNKVDLLERKSDIQEAALKKLSKERDMAVSQLGVAYLESQDLKSENEVLREEIAELKARFAQLLPGSKTRDNTAQSEQNTASDASAEADDSQVDTRRSTKDATAKSTRSRSKSRKEDTRTRVSSQVDREISRLERERADEELFSIELPRVRESSMSKKQKVNRPRSTSAQTKKQPNTGRRVKRVVVEEVELTGPVEFTTELTGHTKETTGRTKETTGYTKDSTGQTRKSSAAEQDLTLLSFIDEREIAQLRKTLEEERLARKRRQSNPVLEHGAGETDNLTRQSALKPAPRKSSLKETKVPVPRPASALGDLTSHSKPEATEGESQLTVPAERQRRHSDHSVTPLAQRRRPRIAEEMTSAFILPDITLRHADLAENLTKLPEATQQALNRATQHNGGNCTVCKQSIPGEGCEHTSDAVKIPKPVPVSERMPEPVSYNEEPTLRPAQTPAVALATVLKALEDELSHLRIQLVSCQGAYNKLDASISKRQRKALGEKIGKLLKDMDMKADQIYALYDVLEGQKQRGQEMTEQEMEVTLQSIGIEANPKQGEVTGTTERSSRKGGTDYDVDDDDSELPWEGIESTVEMTGGSRHN; from the exons ATGTCGCGCGATAACACGGCGAACAGCTTCGCGTCTTTCGGGTCCGACTTTGATCCAGAACATGAAGCCATTGCATCAACCAGAGAGATTGATGAGAGCCCACGACTTCCAAAGATGAAAGGCGCGTTTAGCAAGCTGTCACaggttgacgaagaagaagagccagattACGTTTTCAACACTTCCACATTTGAACAATACCTCCCCAACATCTCGCCGATAGGGACatccgaagaagaagaagaccacgagattgacgatgatatcTCCCTTGAGGTAGGGCGAGCTCCGACTAACCCTCCGCGACGACTCGACGACTCGCGAAATTCGTACTTGAGCATGGAAAATAGCGTCCGTTCGTCCTCTCCCGCGGTCCGCCTTGACGTGCCTACCCCTCAGAAATCGGCGATGCGCAGTTCAAACAGGCGAGCAGTTAGCGAAAGTCTCCGGAAAGACGCCCAGCTGAGGCAGGCCACGCTCGCTCACAAGGAAAACATCGACCCTAATCCGCCCTCAAAGTCTCGAAAGGAAAGACGTACACTGTCTGAAATCCACGCCAAGGTCCGCGATTCTTACGATGGTTCTTTCCTGGAAGACGAACGTCCGCCCGCTGCTACGACGACCACGACGCGTCCGACACGGTTCGGAAACTCAAATATCTCCCACCAGATTGCCGATGCTGTTGAACGCGCGTCGCAAGAAGCATATGCGAAGGAAGCCCGTCGCGCGAAGGCGCGTGCATCTGCTAATGCTGGAGGCGATACTGGTACCCAACaatcatttcttcttcctgattTACCGAACCTTTCGgatcttgtttctggtgTTTACGAAGACGGAATGCCGGTATACACAAGACAACCAAGGACCAGGACCACACGGTTTGTCTCACCTCCTGCCGATGTTACAGATGCTTCTTTCAGTCGCGAACATATGCCACTTGACACTATACCAATTCCtgaggacgagaaggcgCTTTTTGTGTCATTGAGACTCCTACAAGATAAAGTTTCAGAACTCGAAAGGGCCAAGGCcgatgctgagaagaagctggaagataTCCGGCAGGAAAACAACTTTTTGAAGGGAGGAAAGGCCCGCCAAAGGGAACGAGAGAGCCATGGTAAACGCTACGAGGTTGAACAGAACGACTATAAGAAGGACCGTTTGATCAACGAGAACCAAA AGTTGGAATCAACAAACCTAGCACTTCAAAATAAAGTGGATCTTCTTGAGCGCAAGAGCGATATTCAAGAAGCAGCTTTGAAAAAGCTTAGTAAGGAGCGTGATATGGCCGTCTCTCAGCTGGGTGTGGCATACCTCGAGTCTCAGGACCTCAAGAGTGAAAATGAAGTCCTACGGGAGGAGATCGCTGAGCTTAAAGCTCGGTTTGCGCAGCTCTTGCCCGGCTCGAAGACAAGGGACAACACTGCACAATCTGAACAAAACACTGCCAGCGATGCCAGCGCAGAAGCAGATGATAGCCAAGTGGATACCCGACGAAGCACCAAAGACGCCACCGCTAAAAGCACGCGGTCGAGATCAAAGAGTCGCAAAGAAGATACCAGGACTAGAGTGTCAAGCCAGGTTGACAGAGAGATCTCTCGTCTTGAGAGGGAACGTGCCGACGAAGAACTCTTCTCGATCGAACTGCCACGAGTGAGGGAATCCTCCAtgtccaagaagcagaaagTAAATCGACCTCGGTCAACCAGCGCACAAACCAAAAAGCAGCCAAATACGGGAAGACGTGTTAAGAGAGTTGTGGTCGAAGAAGTCGAGCTTACAGGACCGGTTGAATTTACCACAGAGTTAACCGGGCACACCAAAGAGACAACCGGACGCACCAAAGAGACAACTGGATACACCAAAGATTCAACCGGACAAACCCGCAAATCGTCCGCCGCAGAGCAAGATCTGACTTTGTTAAGTTTCATTGACGAACGTGAGATTGCTCAGCTGAGAAAGACGTTAGAAGAAGAGCGACTGGCCCGCAAGCGGCGCCAATCCAACCCAGTTTTAGAGCACGGTGCCGGCGAGACCGACAACCTCACTCGTCAGAGTGCGCTGAAGCCTGCTCCACGAAAGTCGTCTCTCAAAGAGACCAAGGTCCCTGTACCTCGACCTGCTTCTGCGCTCGGAGACCTGACTTCTCATTCGAAACCAGAAGCCACGGAAGGGGAGAGTCAACTCACTGTTCCTGCTGAGCGCCAAAGGAGACATTCGGATCATTCTGTGACACCACTAGCTCAGCGAAGGCGCCCTCGGATCGCGGAGGAAATGACCTCTGCCTTCATCCTCCCGGATATTACGCTGCGACACGCCGATTTGGCCGAAAATCTCACTAAACTTCCTGAGGCCACCCAGCAAGCGCTTAATCGGGCCACCCAGCACAACGGAGGGAACTGCACCGTATGCAAACAGTCCATACCTGGCGAAGGTTGTGAACACACCAGCGATGCTGTTAAGATTCCCAAGCCCGTCCCTGTCTCGGAGCGCATGCCAGAGCCGGTTAGCTATAATGAGGAGCCTACCTTACGGCCTGCACAGACGCCTGCTGTTGCGCTCGCTACCGTTCTGAAGGCGTTGGAAGACGAGCTCTCGCATCTAAGAATCCAACTTGTCTCTTGCCAAGGAGCATATAATAAACTTGATGCATCTATCAGCAAACGTCAGAGAAAAGCGCTTGGTGAGAAGATTGGTAAGTTGCtgaaggacatggacatGAAAGCGGACCAAATATACGCTCTCTACGACGTACTCGAAGGCCAGAAACAGCGCGGACAAGAGATGACtgagcaggagatggaggtgaCACTCCAATCGATTGGCATTGAGGCCAACCCTAAGCAAGGCGAAGTGACGGGCACCACTGAGAGGTCTTCTCGCAAGGGTGGTACAGACTATGAtgtggatgacgatgattctGAGCTTCCGTGGGAAGGAATTGAGAGCACTGTTGAGATGACTGGAGGAAGTCGGCATAATTAA